Proteins from a genomic interval of Peromyscus leucopus breed LL Stock chromosome 12, UCI_PerLeu_2.1, whole genome shotgun sequence:
- the LOC114687583 gene encoding olfactory receptor 183, which produces MEKENGTVWTEFVLTSLRCQPQWKILLFLVFLVIYLMTIMGNLGLITLIWNDPRLHIPMYFFLSNLALVDTWLSSTVTPKMLFNLLDKGKVISISECMVQFFSFAISVTTECFLLAAMAYDRYAAICNPLLYPVIMTNRLCLRLLVLSFVGGFLHAVIHESFLFRLTFCNSNILYHFYCDVIPLLKISCTDPSLNYLIIFIFSGSVQVFTIMTVLISYTLVLFTILKKKSDKGVRKAFSTCGAHLLSVCLYYGPLLFMYVHPASSEVDDQDMILSLFYTVIIPVLNPIIYSLRNKQVIDSLKKMLKITV; this is translated from the coding sequence ATGGAAAAGGAGAATGGAACAGTATGGACAGAATTTGTTCTCACAAGTCTCAGGTGCCAACCACAGTGGAAAATCCTTCTGTTCCTAGTGTTCTTGGTAATATACCTCATGACCATTATGGGGAACCTTGGTCTTATCACTCTTATCTGGAATGACCCTCGACTTCACatccccatgtacttcttccttagTAATTTGGCTTTAGTGGATACTTGGTTATCATCCACAGTGACACCAAAGATGCTATTCAATCTTTTGGACAAGGGCAAGGTGATATCTATCTCTGAATGCATGGTACAATTCTTTTCCTTTGCAATAAGTGTGACCACAGAATGTTTTCTCTTGGCAGCAATGGCTTATGATCGCTATGCAGCTATATGCAATCCTTTGCTTTATCCAGTAATTATGACCAATAGACTATGCCTTCGTCTATTAGTTTTATCATTTGTAGGTGGCTTTCTTCATGCTGTAATCCATGAAAGCTTTCTATTCAGACTAACCTTCTGTAATTCCAACATACTATATCACTTCTACTGTGATGTTATACCACTGTTGAAAATTTCCTGTACTGATCCTTCTTTGAATTATctgataattttcattttctctggttCAGTACAAGTGTTTACCATTATGACAGTTCTTATCTCTTACACATTAGTTctctttactattttaaaaaagaagtctgaCAAGGGTGTAAGGAAAGCCTTCTCCACCTGTGGAGCCCACCTCCTATCTGTGTGCTTGTACTATGGACCTCTTCTCTTCATGTATGTGCACCCGGCATCTTCAGAAGTAGATGATCAAGACATGATCCTTTCTCTGTTTTACACAGTTATAATCCCTGTATTAAATCCAATTATCTACAGTCTCAGAAATAAGCAAGTCATAGattctctgaaaaaaatgttgaaaataacaGTTTAA
- the LOC114689014 gene encoding olfactory receptor 183-like, translating to MEKKNETVWTEFVLIGLRCQPQWKIPLFLVFLVIYLMTIMGNLGLITLIWNDPRLHIPMYFFLSNLALVDTWLSSTVTPKLLFSLLDKGKVISISECMVQFFSFAISVTTECFLLAAMAYDRYAAICNPLLYPVIMTNRLCIRLLVLSFIGGFLHAVIHECFLSRLTFCNSNILYHFFCDAIPLLKISCTDPSLNYLMIFVISFTIL from the exons atggaaaagaagaatgaaacagTATGGACAGAATTTGTTCTCATAGGTCTCAGATGCCAACCACAGTGGAAAATCCCTCTGTTCCTAGTGTTCTTGGTAATATACCTCATGACCATTATGGGAAATCTTGGTCTTATCACTCTTATCTGGAATGACCCTCGACTTCACatccccatgtacttcttccttagTAATTTGGCTTTAGTGGATACTTGGTTATCATCCACAGTGACACCAAAGTTGCTATTCAGTCTTTTGGACAAGGGCAAGGTGATATCTATCTCTGAATGCATGGTACAGTTCTTTTCCTTTGCAATAAGTGTGACCACAGAATGTTTTCTCTTGGCAGCAATGGCTTATGATCGCTATGCAGCTATATGCAATCCTTTGCTTTATCCAGTAATTATGACCAATAGACTATGCATTCGTCTATTAGTTTTATCATTTATAGGTGGCTTTCTTCATGCTGTAATCCATGAATGCTTTCTATCCAGACTAACCTTCTGTAATTCCAACATACTATATCACTTTTTTTGTGATGCTATACCACTGTTGAAAATTTCCTGTACTGACCCTTCTTTGAATTATCTGATG ATATTTGTAATAAGTTTTACAATATTGTAA
- the LOC114687586 gene encoding olfactory receptor 5H8-like, with amino-acid sequence MDVENVTLLTEFVLEGLTHQSQWKVPLFLAFLVIYLVTIVGNFSLITLIWSDPHLHIPMYLFLSNLAFVDSWLSSTVTPKLLITLSFEITKISLPECLLQFFSFAFSASVECFLLTSMAYDRYVAICKPLLYPMIMTNRLCFQLVILSFAGGFLHALIHEVFLVRLTFCNSNVIHHFYCDVMPFLKISCSDPSISFLLVFALAGTVQVSTMVTVLVSYTCILFTILQSKSFKGVKKAFSTCGAHLLSVSLYYGPLLFMYVCPASRQADDENMIDSLFYTVIIPVLNPIIYNLRNKQVIDSVRKKIRRNV; translated from the coding sequence ATGGATGTGGAGAATGTAACACTGCTGACAGAATTTGTCCTAGAAGGACTCACACATCAATCACAGTGGAAAGTCCCCCTGTTCCTGGCATTTTTGGTAATCTACCTTGTCACCATTGTGGGGAACTTCAGTCTGATCACTCTCATCTGGAGTGATCCTCACCTTCACATCCCCATGTACTTATTCCTTAGCAATTTAGCCTTTGTGGATAGTTGGTTATCATCTACAGTAACACCTAAGTTATTGATCACCTTGTCatttgaaatcacaaagatctCTCTTCCTGAATGCCTGTTACAATTTTTCTCCTTCGCCTTCAGTGCAAGTGTAGAGTGCTTCCTCTTGACTTCAATGGCTTATGATCGCTATGTAGCTATATGCAAACCTTTACTTTATCCAATGATTATGACCAATAGACTATGTTTCCAATTAGTAATTTTATCATTTGCAGGTGGTTTTCTTCATGCCTTAATTCATGAAGTCTTTTTAGTCAGACTAACTTTCTGTAATTCCAATGTAATACATCACTTTTACTGTGATGTTAtgccttttttaaagatttcctgTTCAGATCCTTCCATTAGCTTTCTGTTGGTGTTTGCTTTGGCTGGTACTGTTCAGGTATCCACCATGGTGACTGTCTTAGTCTCTTACACATGTATTCTCTTTACAATCTTACAGAGTAAATCTTTCAAGGGTGTAAAgaaagccttctccacctgcGGAGCTCACCTCCTATCTGTGTCTTTGTATTATGGCCCTCTtctcttcatgtatgtgtgtcctGCCTCTAGACAAGCAGATGATGAGAATATGATTGACTCCCTATTTTACACAGTCATAATTCCTGTGTTGAACCCAATTATCTACAATCTAAGAAATAAGCAAGTTATAGattctgttagaaaaaaaataaggagaaatgtttaa